In the genome of Tursiops truncatus isolate mTurTru1 chromosome 21, mTurTru1.mat.Y, whole genome shotgun sequence, one region contains:
- the NSD3 gene encoding fibroblast growth factor receptor 1 isoform X8, which produces MWSWKCFLFWAVLVTAALCTARPAPTLPEQAQPWGAPVEVESLLVHPGDLLQLRCRLRDDVQSINWLRDGVQLVESNRTRITGEEVEVRDSVPADSGLYACVTSSPSGSDTTYFSVNVSDALPSSEDDDDDDDSSSEEKETDNTKPNPVAPYWTSPEKMEKKLHAVPAAKTVKFKCPSSGTPNPTLRWLKNGKEFKPDHRIGGYKVRYATWSIIMDSVVPSDKGNYTCVVENAYGSINHTYQLDVVERSPHRPILQAGLPANKTVALGSNVEFMCKVYSDPQPHIQWLKHIEVNGSKIGPDNLPYVQILKTAGVNTTDKEMEVLHLRNVSFEDAGEYTCLAGNSIGLSHHSAWLTVLEALEERPAVMTSPLYLEIIIYCTGAFLISCMVGSVIIYKMKSGTKKSDFHSQMAVHKLAKSIPLRRQVSADSSASMNSGVLLVRPSRLSSSGTPMLAGVSEYELPEDPRWELPRDRLVLGKPLGEGCFGQVVLAEAIGLDKDKPNRVTKVAVKMLKSDATEKDLSDLISEMEMMKMIGKHKNIINLLGACTQDGPLYVIVEYASKGNLREYLQARRPPGLEYCYNPSRHPEEQLSSKDLVSCAYQVARGMEYLASKKCIHRDLAARNVLVTEDNVMKIADFGLARDIHHIDYYKKTTNGRLPVKWMAPEALFDRIYTHQSDVWSFGVLLWEIFTLGGSPYPGVPVEELFKLLKEGHRMDKPSNCTNELYMMMRDCWHAVPSQRPTFKQLVEDLDRIVALTSNQEYLDLSMPLDQYSPSFPDTRSSTCSSGEDSVFSHEPLPEEPCLPRHPAQLANGGLKRR; this is translated from the exons cccagccctggggagcCCCCGTGGAAGTGGAGTCCCTCCTGGTCCACCCCGGTGACCTGCTGCAGCTCCGCTGTCGGCTGCGGGACGATGTTCAGAGCATCAACTGGCTGCGGGACGGGGTGCAGCTGGTGGAAAGCAACCGCACCCGCATCAcgggggaggaggtggaggtgcgGGATTCCGTGCCCGCCGACTCCGGCCTCTACGCCTGCGTGACCAGCAGCCCCTCGGGCAGCGATACCACCTACTTCTCCGTCAACGTCTCAG ATGCTCTCCCCTCCTCGGAGGacgatgatgacgatgatgactCCTCTTcagaggagaaagagacagataaCACCAAACCAAACC CCGTGGCTCCCTACTGGACGTCGccagaaaagatggaaaagaaactgCACGCGGTGCCAGCTGCCAAGACAGTGAAGTTCAAATGCCCTTCCAGTGGGACCCCGAACCCCACGCTGCGCTGGCTGAAAAATGGCAAAGAATTCAAGCCTGACCACAGGATCGGAGGCTACAAG GTCCGTTATGCCACCTGGAGCATCATAATGGACTCCGTGGTGCCTTCTGATAAGGGCAACTACACCTGCGTCGTGGAGAACGCGTATGGCAGCATCAACCACACCTACCAGCTTGATGTCGTGG agCGGTCCCCTCACCGGCCCATCCTGCAGGCAGGGTTGCCAGCCAACAAGACAGTGGCCCTGGGCAGCAACGTGGAGTTCATGTGTAAGGTGTACAGCGACCCGCAGCCCCATATCCAGTGGCTAAAGCACATCGAGGTGAATGGGAGTAAGATTGGTCCGGACAACCTGCCTTATGTCCAGATCTTGAAG ACGGCCGGAGTTAATACCACCGACAAAGAGATGGAAGTGCTGCACTTAAGGAATGTCTCCTTTGAGGACGCGGGGGAGTATACATGCTTGGCGGGTAACTCTATCGGACTCTCCCATCACTCTGCATGGTTGACCGTTCTGGAAG CCCTGGAAGAGAGACCGGCGGTGATGACCTCGCCCCTGTACCTGGAGATCATCATCTATTGCACGGGGGCCTTCCTCATCTCCTGCATGGTGGGGTCTGTCATCATCTATAAGATGAAGAGTGGCACCAAGAAGAGCGACTTCCACAGCCAGATGGCCGTGCACAAGCTGGCCAAGAGCATCCCTCTGCGCAGACAG GTGTCGGCCGACTCCAGCGCATCCATGAACTCTGGGGTCCTGCTGGTCCGGCCCTCGCGTCTCTCCTCCAGCGGGACCCCCATGCTGGCTGGGGTCTCTGAATACGAGCTTCCCGAAGACCCTCGCTGGGAGCTGCCTCGGGACAG ACTGGTTTTAGGCAAACCCCTGGGAGAGGGCTGCTTTGGGCAGGTGGTGTTGGCGGAGGCCATTGGGCTGGACAAGGACAAACCCAACCGGGTGACCAAAGTGGCTGTGAAGATGCTGAAGT CGGATGCAACCGAGAAAGACCTGTCAGACCTGATCTCCGAAATGGAGATGATGAAGATGATCGGGAAACACAAGAACATCATCAACCTGCTGGGGGCCTGCACGCAGGACG GCCCCCTGTATGTCATCGTGGAGTACGCCTCCAAGGGCAACCTCCGAGAGTACCTGCAGGCCCGGAGGCCGCCGGGGCTGGAATACTGCTACAACCCCAGCCGTCATCCCGAGGAGCAGCTGTCCTCCAAGGACCTGGTATCCTGCGCCTATCAGGTGGCCCGAGGCATGGAGTATCTCGCCTCCAAGAAG TGCATACACCGAGACCTGGCCGCCAGGAACGTGCTGGTGACGGAGGACAACGTGATGAAGATCGCAGACTTTGGCCTAGCTCGTGACATCCACCACATCGACTACTATAAAAAGACGACCAAC GGCCGACTGCCTGTCAAGTGGATGGCACCCGAGGCCTTGTTCGACCGGATCTACACCCACCAGAGCGACGT GTGGTCTTTTGGGGTGCTTCTGTGGGAAATTTTCACTCTGGGCGGCTCCCCGTACCCTGGCGTCCCTGTGGAGGAGCTTTTCAAGCTGCTGAAGGAGGGTCATCGTATGGACAAGCCCAGTAACTGCACCAATGAGCT GTACATGATGATGCGAGACTGCTGGCACGCGGTACCCTCTCAAAGACCTACCTTCAAGCAGCTGGTGGAAGACCTGGACCGCATAGTGGCCTTGACCTCCAACCAG GAGTACCTGGACCTATCAATGCCCCTGGACCAGTACTCCCCCAGCTTCCCCGACACCCGCAGCTCTACCTGCTCCTCTGGGGAGGATTCCGTCTTCTCTCACGAGCCCTTGCCCGAGGAGCCCTGTCTGCCCCGACACCCGGCCCAGCTGGCCAATGGCGGACTCAAACGGCGCTGA
- the NSD3 gene encoding fibroblast growth factor receptor 1 isoform X9, with the protein MWSWKCFLFWAVLVTAALCTARPAPTLPEQDALPSSEDDDDDDDSSSEEKETDNTKPNPVAPYWTSPEKMEKKLHAVPAAKTVKFKCPSSGTPNPTLRWLKNGKEFKPDHRIGGYKVRYATWSIIMDSVVPSDKGNYTCVVENAYGSINHTYQLDVVERSPHRPILQAGLPANKTVALGSNVEFMCKVYSDPQPHIQWLKHIEVNGSKIGPDNLPYVQILKTAGVNTTDKEMEVLHLRNVSFEDAGEYTCLAGNSIGLSHHSAWLTVLEALEERPAVMTSPLYLEIIIYCTGAFLISCMVGSVIIYKMKSGTKKSDFHSQMAVHKLAKSIPLRRQVSADSSASMNSGVLLVRPSRLSSSGTPMLAGVSEYELPEDPRWELPRDRLVLGKPLGEGCFGQVVLAEAIGLDKDKPNRVTKVAVKMLKSDATEKDLSDLISEMEMMKMIGKHKNIINLLGACTQDGPLYVIVEYASKGNLREYLQARRPPGLEYCYNPSRHPEEQLSSKDLVSCAYQVARGMEYLASKKCIHRDLAARNVLVTEDNVMKIADFGLARDIHHIDYYKKTTNGRLPVKWMAPEALFDRIYTHQSDVWSFGVLLWEIFTLGGSPYPGVPVEELFKLLKEGHRMDKPSNCTNELYMMMRDCWHAVPSQRPTFKQLVEDLDRIVALTSNQEYLDLSMPLDQYSPSFPDTRSSTCSSGEDSVFSHEPLPEEPCLPRHPAQLANGGLKRR; encoded by the exons ATGCTCTCCCCTCCTCGGAGGacgatgatgacgatgatgactCCTCTTcagaggagaaagagacagataaCACCAAACCAAACC CCGTGGCTCCCTACTGGACGTCGccagaaaagatggaaaagaaactgCACGCGGTGCCAGCTGCCAAGACAGTGAAGTTCAAATGCCCTTCCAGTGGGACCCCGAACCCCACGCTGCGCTGGCTGAAAAATGGCAAAGAATTCAAGCCTGACCACAGGATCGGAGGCTACAAG GTCCGTTATGCCACCTGGAGCATCATAATGGACTCCGTGGTGCCTTCTGATAAGGGCAACTACACCTGCGTCGTGGAGAACGCGTATGGCAGCATCAACCACACCTACCAGCTTGATGTCGTGG agCGGTCCCCTCACCGGCCCATCCTGCAGGCAGGGTTGCCAGCCAACAAGACAGTGGCCCTGGGCAGCAACGTGGAGTTCATGTGTAAGGTGTACAGCGACCCGCAGCCCCATATCCAGTGGCTAAAGCACATCGAGGTGAATGGGAGTAAGATTGGTCCGGACAACCTGCCTTATGTCCAGATCTTGAAG ACGGCCGGAGTTAATACCACCGACAAAGAGATGGAAGTGCTGCACTTAAGGAATGTCTCCTTTGAGGACGCGGGGGAGTATACATGCTTGGCGGGTAACTCTATCGGACTCTCCCATCACTCTGCATGGTTGACCGTTCTGGAAG CCCTGGAAGAGAGACCGGCGGTGATGACCTCGCCCCTGTACCTGGAGATCATCATCTATTGCACGGGGGCCTTCCTCATCTCCTGCATGGTGGGGTCTGTCATCATCTATAAGATGAAGAGTGGCACCAAGAAGAGCGACTTCCACAGCCAGATGGCCGTGCACAAGCTGGCCAAGAGCATCCCTCTGCGCAGACAG GTGTCGGCCGACTCCAGCGCATCCATGAACTCTGGGGTCCTGCTGGTCCGGCCCTCGCGTCTCTCCTCCAGCGGGACCCCCATGCTGGCTGGGGTCTCTGAATACGAGCTTCCCGAAGACCCTCGCTGGGAGCTGCCTCGGGACAG ACTGGTTTTAGGCAAACCCCTGGGAGAGGGCTGCTTTGGGCAGGTGGTGTTGGCGGAGGCCATTGGGCTGGACAAGGACAAACCCAACCGGGTGACCAAAGTGGCTGTGAAGATGCTGAAGT CGGATGCAACCGAGAAAGACCTGTCAGACCTGATCTCCGAAATGGAGATGATGAAGATGATCGGGAAACACAAGAACATCATCAACCTGCTGGGGGCCTGCACGCAGGACG GCCCCCTGTATGTCATCGTGGAGTACGCCTCCAAGGGCAACCTCCGAGAGTACCTGCAGGCCCGGAGGCCGCCGGGGCTGGAATACTGCTACAACCCCAGCCGTCATCCCGAGGAGCAGCTGTCCTCCAAGGACCTGGTATCCTGCGCCTATCAGGTGGCCCGAGGCATGGAGTATCTCGCCTCCAAGAAG TGCATACACCGAGACCTGGCCGCCAGGAACGTGCTGGTGACGGAGGACAACGTGATGAAGATCGCAGACTTTGGCCTAGCTCGTGACATCCACCACATCGACTACTATAAAAAGACGACCAAC GGCCGACTGCCTGTCAAGTGGATGGCACCCGAGGCCTTGTTCGACCGGATCTACACCCACCAGAGCGACGT GTGGTCTTTTGGGGTGCTTCTGTGGGAAATTTTCACTCTGGGCGGCTCCCCGTACCCTGGCGTCCCTGTGGAGGAGCTTTTCAAGCTGCTGAAGGAGGGTCATCGTATGGACAAGCCCAGTAACTGCACCAATGAGCT GTACATGATGATGCGAGACTGCTGGCACGCGGTACCCTCTCAAAGACCTACCTTCAAGCAGCTGGTGGAAGACCTGGACCGCATAGTGGCCTTGACCTCCAACCAG GAGTACCTGGACCTATCAATGCCCCTGGACCAGTACTCCCCCAGCTTCCCCGACACCCGCAGCTCTACCTGCTCCTCTGGGGAGGATTCCGTCTTCTCTCACGAGCCCTTGCCCGAGGAGCCCTGTCTGCCCCGACACCCGGCCCAGCTGGCCAATGGCGGACTCAAACGGCGCTGA
- the NSD3 gene encoding fibroblast growth factor receptor 1 isoform X7 — protein sequence MWSWKCFLFWAVLVTAALCTARPAPTLPEQAQPWGAPVEVESLLVHPGDLLQLRCRLRDDVQSINWLRDGVQLVESNRTRITGEEVEVRDSVPADSGLYACVTSSPSGSDTTYFSVNVSDALPSSEDDDDDDDSSSEEKETDNTKPNRMPVAPYWTSPEKMEKKLHAVPAAKTVKFKCPSSGTPNPTLRWLKNGKEFKPDHRIGGYKVRYATWSIIMDSVVPSDKGNYTCVVENAYGSINHTYQLDVVERSPHRPILQAGLPANKTVALGSNVEFMCKVYSDPQPHIQWLKHIEVNGSKIGPDNLPYVQILKTAGVNTTDKEMEVLHLRNVSFEDAGEYTCLAGNSIGLSHHSAWLTVLEALEERPAVMTSPLYLEIIIYCTGAFLISCMVGSVIIYKMKSGTKKSDFHSQMAVHKLAKSIPLRRQVSADSSASMNSGVLLVRPSRLSSSGTPMLAGVSEYELPEDPRWELPRDRLVLGKPLGEGCFGQVVLAEAIGLDKDKPNRVTKVAVKMLKSDATEKDLSDLISEMEMMKMIGKHKNIINLLGACTQDGPLYVIVEYASKGNLREYLQARRPPGLEYCYNPSRHPEEQLSSKDLVSCAYQVARGMEYLASKKCIHRDLAARNVLVTEDNVMKIADFGLARDIHHIDYYKKTTNGRLPVKWMAPEALFDRIYTHQSDVWSFGVLLWEIFTLGGSPYPGVPVEELFKLLKEGHRMDKPSNCTNELYMMMRDCWHAVPSQRPTFKQLVEDLDRIVALTSNQEYLDLSMPLDQYSPSFPDTRSSTCSSGEDSVFSHEPLPEEPCLPRHPAQLANGGLKRR from the exons cccagccctggggagcCCCCGTGGAAGTGGAGTCCCTCCTGGTCCACCCCGGTGACCTGCTGCAGCTCCGCTGTCGGCTGCGGGACGATGTTCAGAGCATCAACTGGCTGCGGGACGGGGTGCAGCTGGTGGAAAGCAACCGCACCCGCATCAcgggggaggaggtggaggtgcgGGATTCCGTGCCCGCCGACTCCGGCCTCTACGCCTGCGTGACCAGCAGCCCCTCGGGCAGCGATACCACCTACTTCTCCGTCAACGTCTCAG ATGCTCTCCCCTCCTCGGAGGacgatgatgacgatgatgactCCTCTTcagaggagaaagagacagataaCACCAAACCAAACCGTATGC CCGTGGCTCCCTACTGGACGTCGccagaaaagatggaaaagaaactgCACGCGGTGCCAGCTGCCAAGACAGTGAAGTTCAAATGCCCTTCCAGTGGGACCCCGAACCCCACGCTGCGCTGGCTGAAAAATGGCAAAGAATTCAAGCCTGACCACAGGATCGGAGGCTACAAG GTCCGTTATGCCACCTGGAGCATCATAATGGACTCCGTGGTGCCTTCTGATAAGGGCAACTACACCTGCGTCGTGGAGAACGCGTATGGCAGCATCAACCACACCTACCAGCTTGATGTCGTGG agCGGTCCCCTCACCGGCCCATCCTGCAGGCAGGGTTGCCAGCCAACAAGACAGTGGCCCTGGGCAGCAACGTGGAGTTCATGTGTAAGGTGTACAGCGACCCGCAGCCCCATATCCAGTGGCTAAAGCACATCGAGGTGAATGGGAGTAAGATTGGTCCGGACAACCTGCCTTATGTCCAGATCTTGAAG ACGGCCGGAGTTAATACCACCGACAAAGAGATGGAAGTGCTGCACTTAAGGAATGTCTCCTTTGAGGACGCGGGGGAGTATACATGCTTGGCGGGTAACTCTATCGGACTCTCCCATCACTCTGCATGGTTGACCGTTCTGGAAG CCCTGGAAGAGAGACCGGCGGTGATGACCTCGCCCCTGTACCTGGAGATCATCATCTATTGCACGGGGGCCTTCCTCATCTCCTGCATGGTGGGGTCTGTCATCATCTATAAGATGAAGAGTGGCACCAAGAAGAGCGACTTCCACAGCCAGATGGCCGTGCACAAGCTGGCCAAGAGCATCCCTCTGCGCAGACAG GTGTCGGCCGACTCCAGCGCATCCATGAACTCTGGGGTCCTGCTGGTCCGGCCCTCGCGTCTCTCCTCCAGCGGGACCCCCATGCTGGCTGGGGTCTCTGAATACGAGCTTCCCGAAGACCCTCGCTGGGAGCTGCCTCGGGACAG ACTGGTTTTAGGCAAACCCCTGGGAGAGGGCTGCTTTGGGCAGGTGGTGTTGGCGGAGGCCATTGGGCTGGACAAGGACAAACCCAACCGGGTGACCAAAGTGGCTGTGAAGATGCTGAAGT CGGATGCAACCGAGAAAGACCTGTCAGACCTGATCTCCGAAATGGAGATGATGAAGATGATCGGGAAACACAAGAACATCATCAACCTGCTGGGGGCCTGCACGCAGGACG GCCCCCTGTATGTCATCGTGGAGTACGCCTCCAAGGGCAACCTCCGAGAGTACCTGCAGGCCCGGAGGCCGCCGGGGCTGGAATACTGCTACAACCCCAGCCGTCATCCCGAGGAGCAGCTGTCCTCCAAGGACCTGGTATCCTGCGCCTATCAGGTGGCCCGAGGCATGGAGTATCTCGCCTCCAAGAAG TGCATACACCGAGACCTGGCCGCCAGGAACGTGCTGGTGACGGAGGACAACGTGATGAAGATCGCAGACTTTGGCCTAGCTCGTGACATCCACCACATCGACTACTATAAAAAGACGACCAAC GGCCGACTGCCTGTCAAGTGGATGGCACCCGAGGCCTTGTTCGACCGGATCTACACCCACCAGAGCGACGT GTGGTCTTTTGGGGTGCTTCTGTGGGAAATTTTCACTCTGGGCGGCTCCCCGTACCCTGGCGTCCCTGTGGAGGAGCTTTTCAAGCTGCTGAAGGAGGGTCATCGTATGGACAAGCCCAGTAACTGCACCAATGAGCT GTACATGATGATGCGAGACTGCTGGCACGCGGTACCCTCTCAAAGACCTACCTTCAAGCAGCTGGTGGAAGACCTGGACCGCATAGTGGCCTTGACCTCCAACCAG GAGTACCTGGACCTATCAATGCCCCTGGACCAGTACTCCCCCAGCTTCCCCGACACCCGCAGCTCTACCTGCTCCTCTGGGGAGGATTCCGTCTTCTCTCACGAGCCCTTGCCCGAGGAGCCCTGTCTGCCCCGACACCCGGCCCAGCTGGCCAATGGCGGACTCAAACGGCGCTGA
- the NSD3 gene encoding fibroblast growth factor receptor 1 isoform X6 — protein MWSWKCFLFWAVLVTAALCTARPAPTLPEQAAQPWGAPVEVESLLVHPGDLLQLRCRLRDDVQSINWLRDGVQLVESNRTRITGEEVEVRDSVPADSGLYACVTSSPSGSDTTYFSVNVSDALPSSEDDDDDDDSSSEEKETDNTKPNRMPVAPYWTSPEKMEKKLHAVPAAKTVKFKCPSSGTPNPTLRWLKNGKEFKPDHRIGGYKVRYATWSIIMDSVVPSDKGNYTCVVENAYGSINHTYQLDVVERSPHRPILQAGLPANKTVALGSNVEFMCKVYSDPQPHIQWLKHIEVNGSKIGPDNLPYVQILKTAGVNTTDKEMEVLHLRNVSFEDAGEYTCLAGNSIGLSHHSAWLTVLEALEERPAVMTSPLYLEIIIYCTGAFLISCMVGSVIIYKMKSGTKKSDFHSQMAVHKLAKSIPLRRQVSADSSASMNSGVLLVRPSRLSSSGTPMLAGVSEYELPEDPRWELPRDRLVLGKPLGEGCFGQVVLAEAIGLDKDKPNRVTKVAVKMLKSDATEKDLSDLISEMEMMKMIGKHKNIINLLGACTQDGPLYVIVEYASKGNLREYLQARRPPGLEYCYNPSRHPEEQLSSKDLVSCAYQVARGMEYLASKKCIHRDLAARNVLVTEDNVMKIADFGLARDIHHIDYYKKTTNGRLPVKWMAPEALFDRIYTHQSDVWSFGVLLWEIFTLGGSPYPGVPVEELFKLLKEGHRMDKPSNCTNELYMMMRDCWHAVPSQRPTFKQLVEDLDRIVALTSNQEYLDLSMPLDQYSPSFPDTRSSTCSSGEDSVFSHEPLPEEPCLPRHPAQLANGGLKRR, from the exons cagcccagccctggggagcCCCCGTGGAAGTGGAGTCCCTCCTGGTCCACCCCGGTGACCTGCTGCAGCTCCGCTGTCGGCTGCGGGACGATGTTCAGAGCATCAACTGGCTGCGGGACGGGGTGCAGCTGGTGGAAAGCAACCGCACCCGCATCAcgggggaggaggtggaggtgcgGGATTCCGTGCCCGCCGACTCCGGCCTCTACGCCTGCGTGACCAGCAGCCCCTCGGGCAGCGATACCACCTACTTCTCCGTCAACGTCTCAG ATGCTCTCCCCTCCTCGGAGGacgatgatgacgatgatgactCCTCTTcagaggagaaagagacagataaCACCAAACCAAACCGTATGC CCGTGGCTCCCTACTGGACGTCGccagaaaagatggaaaagaaactgCACGCGGTGCCAGCTGCCAAGACAGTGAAGTTCAAATGCCCTTCCAGTGGGACCCCGAACCCCACGCTGCGCTGGCTGAAAAATGGCAAAGAATTCAAGCCTGACCACAGGATCGGAGGCTACAAG GTCCGTTATGCCACCTGGAGCATCATAATGGACTCCGTGGTGCCTTCTGATAAGGGCAACTACACCTGCGTCGTGGAGAACGCGTATGGCAGCATCAACCACACCTACCAGCTTGATGTCGTGG agCGGTCCCCTCACCGGCCCATCCTGCAGGCAGGGTTGCCAGCCAACAAGACAGTGGCCCTGGGCAGCAACGTGGAGTTCATGTGTAAGGTGTACAGCGACCCGCAGCCCCATATCCAGTGGCTAAAGCACATCGAGGTGAATGGGAGTAAGATTGGTCCGGACAACCTGCCTTATGTCCAGATCTTGAAG ACGGCCGGAGTTAATACCACCGACAAAGAGATGGAAGTGCTGCACTTAAGGAATGTCTCCTTTGAGGACGCGGGGGAGTATACATGCTTGGCGGGTAACTCTATCGGACTCTCCCATCACTCTGCATGGTTGACCGTTCTGGAAG CCCTGGAAGAGAGACCGGCGGTGATGACCTCGCCCCTGTACCTGGAGATCATCATCTATTGCACGGGGGCCTTCCTCATCTCCTGCATGGTGGGGTCTGTCATCATCTATAAGATGAAGAGTGGCACCAAGAAGAGCGACTTCCACAGCCAGATGGCCGTGCACAAGCTGGCCAAGAGCATCCCTCTGCGCAGACAG GTGTCGGCCGACTCCAGCGCATCCATGAACTCTGGGGTCCTGCTGGTCCGGCCCTCGCGTCTCTCCTCCAGCGGGACCCCCATGCTGGCTGGGGTCTCTGAATACGAGCTTCCCGAAGACCCTCGCTGGGAGCTGCCTCGGGACAG ACTGGTTTTAGGCAAACCCCTGGGAGAGGGCTGCTTTGGGCAGGTGGTGTTGGCGGAGGCCATTGGGCTGGACAAGGACAAACCCAACCGGGTGACCAAAGTGGCTGTGAAGATGCTGAAGT CGGATGCAACCGAGAAAGACCTGTCAGACCTGATCTCCGAAATGGAGATGATGAAGATGATCGGGAAACACAAGAACATCATCAACCTGCTGGGGGCCTGCACGCAGGACG GCCCCCTGTATGTCATCGTGGAGTACGCCTCCAAGGGCAACCTCCGAGAGTACCTGCAGGCCCGGAGGCCGCCGGGGCTGGAATACTGCTACAACCCCAGCCGTCATCCCGAGGAGCAGCTGTCCTCCAAGGACCTGGTATCCTGCGCCTATCAGGTGGCCCGAGGCATGGAGTATCTCGCCTCCAAGAAG TGCATACACCGAGACCTGGCCGCCAGGAACGTGCTGGTGACGGAGGACAACGTGATGAAGATCGCAGACTTTGGCCTAGCTCGTGACATCCACCACATCGACTACTATAAAAAGACGACCAAC GGCCGACTGCCTGTCAAGTGGATGGCACCCGAGGCCTTGTTCGACCGGATCTACACCCACCAGAGCGACGT GTGGTCTTTTGGGGTGCTTCTGTGGGAAATTTTCACTCTGGGCGGCTCCCCGTACCCTGGCGTCCCTGTGGAGGAGCTTTTCAAGCTGCTGAAGGAGGGTCATCGTATGGACAAGCCCAGTAACTGCACCAATGAGCT GTACATGATGATGCGAGACTGCTGGCACGCGGTACCCTCTCAAAGACCTACCTTCAAGCAGCTGGTGGAAGACCTGGACCGCATAGTGGCCTTGACCTCCAACCAG GAGTACCTGGACCTATCAATGCCCCTGGACCAGTACTCCCCCAGCTTCCCCGACACCCGCAGCTCTACCTGCTCCTCTGGGGAGGATTCCGTCTTCTCTCACGAGCCCTTGCCCGAGGAGCCCTGTCTGCCCCGACACCCGGCCCAGCTGGCCAATGGCGGACTCAAACGGCGCTGA